AGCAAAAAGACACCAATTAAACACAGATGCTTCTTTTAGATTTGAAAGAGGAATTGACCCAACAATTACAGAATATGCTTTAAAACGTGCCGCTCTTTTGATTCAAGAAGTCGCAGGCGGAAAAGTAACTTCTGATGTGGTAGAAGTATATCCTAAAAAAGTGGAAGATTTCTCTGTTTTATTGAACTTCAGTCATGTTTCTAAAATCATTGGACAGGAAATCCCAAAAGATACTATTAAGAAAATATTAGTTTCTTTAGATATTAAAGTCAACAGCGTTTCAGACACTGGTTTAGGATTAACAATTCCAGCATATCGTGTTGATGTTCAGCGTGAAATTGACGTTATCGAAGAAATTCTAAGAGTGTATGGTTACAACAATATTGAGTTTTCTAAAAAATTCAATGCGACTGTGGCTAATTCTCCTAGAACAGAAGATTATAAAGTACAAAATGTAATCGCTTCTCAATTGAACTCGCAAGGATTTCATGAGATGATGGCGAATTCTTTAACGACAGCTGCTTACGCTAAATTATCATCTGTTTTAAAAGAAGAACATAATGTTACGATGCTGAATCCGTTGAGTAACGATTTAGCAACGATGCGTCAGTCTTTATTGTTCTCGGCTTTAGAAGCTATTTCATATAATGTTAACAGAAAAAATTCGGATTTAAAATTATTTGAATTCGGAAAATCATATCATAAATACCTGAACGGTTACGAAGAACACAAACACTTAACATTATCTATTTCAGGAAACAGAAATAAAGAAAGCTGGACAACTCCTCAGAAAGGAACTGATTTCTTTTTATTGAAAGGATATGTAAGAGCAGTTTTAAATCGTTTAGGAATTGAAAAAGTATCGAATGCTCCTGTACAGTCAGATGTTTTCTCTGAAGGAACTTCTATCTGCTACAACAATGATACTTTAGTAGAAATGGGTGTGGTTAAAAAATCCATTTTAAAACACTTCGGAATCAAACAAGACGTGTATTATGCTGATTTTAACTGGGATTTGGTTTTAAAAATCATTACCGGAAAAATTAAATACACTGAAATTCCGAAATATCCTGAAGTACGCCGAGATTTAGCTTTATTGATTGATAAAAACACTACTTACGAAAGTATTTACAATCTGGCTAAACAAAGCGAGAAAACGCTTTTAAAAGATGTTAATTTATTTGATGTTTATGAAGGAAACAAACTTCCGGAAGGTAAAAAATCGTATGCTTTAAGCTTTACAATTCAAGATAATACCAAAACTCTTACTGATGCTCAGATTGACAAAATCATGTCTAAACTACAACAGACTTTTGAAACTGAACTTGGTGCGAGTTTAAGATAAGTATATCTCATCATAATTTAAAAACCCGATAGATTTTAGGATTTATCGGGTTTTGTTTTTTGGTTTAAGTTTTTTTTTGTTTCAGGTTTCAAGTTTCATGTTAGTCAAAACCTGAAACTTGAAACCTGAAACCTGAAACTCGAAACCTGAAACAAAAAACTCAACTAATTAAATATCTGTTCCAGATTTGATCTCCTAATTTCTGGATTCCGGTTCCTAAATTTTGTGTTTCTAATTTTTGTCTGGAATTATCATCAAAAATCATTTCGAGATAGACTTTTCCGTTTTCTTCTAAAACGTTCCAATTTCCATATTCTTTGTCAGAAGACTGGTTTGGAAGATACAATCCGCCTCCAGAAACACTGCTGAAAGATTCTTTGATGTATACCGCAGTAAAATCGGCATACAAATAAATCTCATATTTTACTTCCTGATACCATCCTCCGCCAGAATAATCACGATCACTGTTTGCTTTTTCAAGACGCAGTACTTTATTCGATAAAGATTGTATCATCTGATTGACTAAATAACTCATATTCTTTAGTTTTTTGTTGTTAGCAGTTAGATAAATTCCCAGTTTATCTAGAATATTTTTGATAGGCTTTTAGCAACTTTTCATCGTACTTATTGGTTTTATAAGCCGAACCATTGTATCTCAATGCAAATCCTGCCCAGTTTTTACTTCTTAAAGTTTCTATAAGATTATTTTCTTCTAAAAACAAACCAAAAGCTTTAAGATGTTCTCCTTCATTTTCATACATTTTATCAACAAATTCATCAATGCTTGAATATCCAATTGGTACTGCATTAAATCCCATAACCTGAAAAAGTCCCCACGATGCCGAACAGTTCGCTGCATCTTCAAAATCTTTTCCGCCTAAATTGGACGCTTTTTCTAAACGATTGTATTCTTCTGCGCCTCCTACATAATATTTTCGGGTATAATTTTCAAAAAGAATGTTTTCAGTTGAAGCATTCACATAGGCTGCTGGATTTATATTCCTTTTTTCGAGTTCACGCCAAAAAATATGACCTTCAAATAAAATTTTAGGTCTTCCATCTACCAGAAAACCTTTTCCATTACTTTCAACTTCGTTAACTGCCTTAACGGCCGCTAATTCCAAACTATAGTGATCAGAGAAATCGATTAAATTTTGTTCCGAGAGCAGTTTGCTATTCGAAGTAAACAATCCTTGTGTTTTCTGCAATATTGCCGACCATGTTTTTAAACCCATTATTCCATCGACCACAAGATTGTTTGTCAACTGAAAATCTCTAACAGCAGAATCTGTTGCAGATCCAAAATTGTTGGAAACTACAACGCTGTAACCCAAATTCGCAAGAAGTTCATTTAAATAATATACTTCACTAGATTTGGCTCCTGATTGTATTGTTTTCATTACTTTTTATTTATCGTTAATATTGAAGTCTTTGAAAAATCAAAAACATCATTTTTAGTACCGGTCAAATTATCATTCTTATCATAATAATTGACTTTGTATGAAATCAGTGTCGAATTGCTCAAAGTATTTTTTACAATAAAATTGAACAATATTGGAGTAGAAAATTCGGTTTTTAAACGTTCAATTGTAAATTTACTTCCCGTTTCCAGAACTGTTAATTCAATCGTAATTCTGGCTGTAGCAGCTGCCTGGCTTTTGATTTGAACCTGAATGTATCGATTGTAAGCTGTGGACTGAGAAACAACTTGACTAAACTCAGAACTAATGTTTTCAATATTTTCAAAATCGAAAAATACGCTTTTTAAATCTCCAGAAGCAGTTGGATTGATTGCTGTAAAATCCAGCTGTTTGGTATCATTGCTAACCAGCTGTGGATAATTTTTAAAGAAAGTGCTGTTTAAATAAGTTACATTCTGATTATAAACCAGCAGAATGGAATTAAGTTTACAATTAGAAATAGACTGATTGTTGATCTGAATTTTCTTCGTGGCATTGTCAATCAAAGCTTCTACGATTTCGCCTATTGTCTGCTCAATATTCAATTCAATGATACTGGAATCTTTGATTTCTTTATGTTTGAAATTGATATTGGCATATTGTGTAATCGTATTGTTTAAAGCATTAATCATAATACTGGCTTCTGATAAATTTTCAGTCGAAAGATTGAATAAAAAATGTTTGCCGTCTGTCGTAATATCCGATTGCTGTAAAAAGTAATTACCGCTTACCTCGTATTCTGAAGCAATATCATTAGGAAACAAAAACTGAACTTTATCAAAATAGTCTGCGGTATCTCCATCGATAAAATTATTATTTAGAAGCGCAATTTTAAGTTTAGCCAGATCAAAATCAGAAAGGTTTGGACCAATTGCAAATTGAAAACTGATTTTTGAGATTTCTTCGGTTGTTCCAGCACCTTCTTCATAAGCATGAAAAATGGTCGAGATACAAGGTTTCATGGTATTTAAATCTTTCGAAAGGCTGTATACTTTTGAAATTAGTAAAAACGTATTTGGCTGTACCATCGATTTGTAAATCGAAAGTTTGTCAAAATTAAATCCCGAAACAAAGATTTGCTTGAACTGGGAAAAATCATCATTTAAATTGAACGGAATATTGGTAAACCCGCCGCCAATTGTTTTATACAGACTTGTCGCTGGATTTGTACCAATGGGATAACTTAATATTTTGTTGATTTTCAGCAGAAAAGTACTTTTTACATATTCTTCTTGTACATCTGCCCTAATGCTGTTTTCACGCTGAATTTCAGAAATAGCCATTTTGGGTGCCATTCTATTCACTGCCGATTTTACCATCAACGGACTGCTAATAAGAGTTGCTTTAGGTGTTATAGTAGTTGGCGCTGTCGTTAGGTCTTTCTTTATAACATTCTGTTTGATAAAGGCGATATCTTTTGCAAACAAAAAATTGCGTTTCAATTTGGTATATCCTTTAAAATCGAAAAACAAATCCAGGTTACATTTTAAATCGTTTAGGTTTGAAACTAAATTTAGAAAGGCAATTTTTACAGCTTCATCTATTAAATCAAATTGGATTTCTTGTGTTGTTGTATTGACAATTCCGTTTACTTTTACAAAATCACGATTTACTTTTAAGTTTAAAATCGCTTCTCTCAGATTTAAAGTAATACTTTTTTGACTAGCTTGTAACTCCTTGTTTTTGATGCTGTATTTCAAAGTTACTTTTCCAATCAAACCCGCTCGGTTTCCTGATTTGTCTGGAACATTTTCATAGTAAAAAAGAGTTCCATTATTAGGTTCAATTTCTACCTGAGGAAAAAATAAAGTAATGTCATTTTTAAAATAATCCTTAAAGGAAGCATTTTCTGTAATGGCACTATCATCTTCAATTAAAGGAAAATAGCTTTCAAATATTGGAAATCCAATTATTACAGGCTTTATTTCTATCGAATGAATTATGGGATGTTCTATAACCTTAAATTCATTTTCTTTTTTAAGTGTTGCTGCTGTAAAGGAAGTGCTGGGCTTTGCAGGTTCAAGATTGAATCTGTTTATGGGAACTAATTTAGTTCCTTCGAGCTTAAATGTGTTTAAATCCGGCATAACGTTTTGGTTTAATGATTAGTGACTTTTAAGAAAACAAAAGGGACTTCTGAGTCCCTTTTGCAAAATGTCTCAAAAAAATTATTCCATAAATGGAGCTCTGATTTTCTCGATATCAGCATTTTGAGCGTCAGTTCCTGTTGGACGTTCAAATAATATATCTCCTTCTTGATAATCAATTTTGATATAATCTGTAGAAATAGACACTTTTTTAGATTTTTTTCCAATTTTACCACTGCAAGTATATTTCACTTTATACTCGGTTGGCTTAATAGTATAATCCAATTCATACCAAGCTCTGTACGGAATTGCATCTTCAAAATTATCGGCAGTAAACTTGAATTTTTTAGTAGACATTTTATCTACTTTTAGAGTAACTTCAAGTGTATCGCATTCAAACAATTGTTCAGTCGATAATGTATAGTTGATCATGTTCATAACCGGAAGCGGCACGAAGATTTTAGTTCCTTCAAATTCAAATTCTTTTACACTGTCTTTTAATTTGATTCTTTTATCTTTTTCATACATCACTTCTTGTCTTACTTTAACTTTAGAAGACCCATTGTTTTTTACGAAATCAAATACAAAAGCATTTTTCTCTTTTGATTTATCGTTCCATGTTGCTGGAAAAATGGCATCGATTTCTTTTCCTGATTTGCTCGTATTTTTTACGTATGGCGTTCCTTCTGGAGCAATCATTCTTCCTTGTCCTTTCCAGATAATTTGTCCTTTAGAATCAGGATATCCAACTTCTATAGAAACTTGGCTTACCGGACTATCGTTAACAATATCACTGTCTTTGTCCAGTTTAATTAAACCTCCATTTAAAGAAGCAACTACCTGCACTTTTGAGAAGTCTTCGTCAAGCTGAATTTCTGTAATGTACTTTTTAACGTCTGCTTTTGCTTCAGTTCCTGTTTTTAAAGTCAAAGGAGTTAAGTTTCCGCTGATTTTTGAATCCAAAACCTGAATTGCAGAGAATTTAATTTCATCTGTAAATTTAACTGCACGAATCTGTGTTCCTGATTTAAGGTTTACTCCCACGCTGCCAAGCCCCATAAACAATCTGAAGAAACCGTTTGGTTTTTCTGGATTTGCAGCTGGTGTGAATTGTTTTTCCGGAACGTCAAAAATTTGTTTTTTCAACATTTCAAAAGCAAAATCTCTTTGTTTTTGGAGTAATGATTCTTCTACTTTTTTTCTTTCTTCGTTTGAAAACTGTTCATCAGTAATGATCTCGCTTACGATTCCTCCTTCTGTACTGATTTTTTCGTATTCATGTTCCCAGTTCAGATCTACAAATGACCAGCTTACATTGGTTTTTGCAGAGAAATAAGAGTGTACTTTTTTAACATCAATTGTAGTTTTGATAACTGTAGTTGGCATATAAGCCTTGTACTTAATGTTATTTTCGACTACTAGGTTGTTGCTTCCTATTTCAAGTGCATTTTTCACTAATGAAGCACTATTTCTTCCCATTAAAATTGAAAGCGCATTATCGCCTAATCCGAAAGTGGTTCCTGCTCCTTCTCCCTGAATGTTAAAAGTCCACGGATTAGCACCTCCAAATGGATTATTAGGTGATTTTTCGCCCACCACATGCATTGCGATGTTGTTTTCTGTGAGCTGAATAGGTCTTACATTAGTCGAATTAAAATCTTTATCTACTCCAATTAAGAAAGAAAACAATCCAAAAAGAGTTGAATTTCTGTGGTTTTTGTAGTCAGAATTAAGTCTAGCTTTCAATTTGTCGATTGCTTTTTTTAATAAAGCTTCAGGAAGATCAATGGTACTGGTAAGTGTGGTATAAGCTCCTGCTTCTTCTTCTAGTCCTTCTGCTCCAATTACGGTTGATGAATCTCCAGCTGATTTAAACACCTGCATTGCAAATTTAAATCTTCCGTCAGGGTGTTTTGAAAGTCTTGGATACTTTGGATAATAATAAAACTGCATTGGCAGACCAGCGTCTCTCAATAATATATTATTAGGATCTGGTGAAAAAAGGACTGCAAAATCTGCTCCATCTTCTTTTTCTAAAAGGATTTCTACTGTTCCGGCTCCTGCGTGAGGATAACCTAGAGGTGTTGGTTGTGACATAATTAAAAAAATTTAGTTATTACTTATTATTGGTTACTCATTTTGACCGTCAGATTTTTACATAAATTTGACGATGTAAAATTGTTTCATTATAAAATATTATGAAACAGCACTTTAACCCATTTTTTTAAATAATTTCACCTGCACAAAAAAGGGTATTTTTCCCCTTGTTCACGTTTTGGGTTTCCAATAATTTTGTCACTTCAACAAATAAAAAAAACTGTAAACTAAACCTTTAACCAATTAATTTTAAAAAAAATCATGAAAAATCCACCCGCAAAACCTAGTCAGTTAATAACTAAAGAATTTGCAAAACAGTTAAATGTGAACTACAATAACAAAAGAGCATCCTCATTGACTGCAAAAGCAGCTAAAAAAGAAGATGCAAATGCTATTTGGTATTCACTAGAAGCGCTTGAAAGTTATATTCATTATATCAAAACTAGTGGCGCAAAAGAGGGCTATAACGTAGACGGTATACGTTTTTATTTTGGTGTATACCCAGACGATGAAAAACATGGTGAAAAAGCCGGATTAACCACATTATTCCTAGTTCCTACAGGAAAAAAAGTAGAAAACAACACGGCTAAAATTCAAAGTTTCGCTTTAGTTCAAGAATCAGCTCCGGCTGACATTCAGAGTCTTGAACCAATGAATTACGGAAACATAGGAAGACCGCCAAGCTTAGTATATTAATAGAATTGTATGTTTGAATTTTTAAGATCCTATATCATTTATTTAGCTTTATTATCAGGAAGCATCGGATTAATTTCGATGCATAAATTACCTGGTAAGAAAGCTAAATTTTTAGTAATTTTAATTTGGTTTTCGATTCTCACAGAAATAATCGGATACTATTTTACGTATTGGACCGGTTTATTAAACTATTATGTTTATAATGCTTATATGCTGGTCAGTTTGTCCGCCTATATCTTACTCATAAGAAGCCTTTTACAAAAGATTAATTACAGAATAACTTCAGTGTTGTTTTTGTTACTGTTTATTGTTTCTTTCTTTTTAAACATTATGTATTTTAAGGAAGATCCTAATCGTTCCTTTACCTACAGTTTCGCAATTGGAGTTGTATTGATTTTGATTTTATCTTGCTTGTATCTGGTGGAAATTTTTAATTCAGACAAAATATTAAACTTCAAACGATCTGTTTTTTTCTGGTATTTATTAGGAATTTTGGTATTTCATGTGCCTTTTACTCCTTTTATGCTTGCCATTAACTGGTTCTTAATCAAGCAGGACGATTCTATTTTTAGTCTTGTATTGTTCATTTTAAATTTTCTGGCACACACATGCTATAGTATTGGTTTTTTATGGAGCGAAAAGAAATACAATTATTAGTCATTTCATTAGGTATTGTCTTTTTTACCTTACTCATCGTTTTGCTTTTTCTTTTCTTTTATTTTATAAAGAAGAAAAACAACTATATGGTTGAAAAAATGGAGGCTGAAATGTATTTCCAATCCGAACTTGTAAAAACCAGAATTGAGATAAAAGACCAAACGCTTTCTGAAATCAGCAAAGAGCTTCATGATAATATTGGACAGATTATTTCGGTTGCAATTATGCAGCTTAACATCGGAATCAGCAATAAAGGCATTCAAGTATCAGAATTAAAAGATCTTAAAAGTGTTTTAGCCAAATCACTGGATGAACTCAGAATTTTATCCCGAATTATCAATAAAGATAATCTACTGCAGCACAATTTTGCAGAAGCCATTCAGCTAGATTTAGAACGCGTAAAAAAACTCAAAAAAATCAAATATAATTTCAACCTAATTGGTGAAATTCCCGAGATCAACGAAGAACATGATTTGATTATTTACCGAATATTTCAAGAGGCACTGCACAACAGCTTAAAGCATTCGCATAGTGATTTATTTGATGTTCATCTTGAAACCACTCCAAATGTATTCAGACTTAAACTGAAAGATTTTGGAATTGGATATAATCTAGAAGATTCTAATGCAGGATTAGGACTTACTAATATGAAACTTAGAGCCAAATTGATTGGTGCCAAATTGGCTATTGCCTCAGATCAATCTGGAACAATTGTAACTCTGGAATACCCCTTAACCCAATGTGATGAAAACTAACCCAAAAAGCAAAATAATAATTGTAGACGATCATCTTCTTTTTTCACAGTCTTTGGAACTGCTTATTAAAAGTTTTGGTGATTACGACGTCATAAATCGTTTTGAAAACGGCAAAGTGTTTATTTCTTATCTACAGGAAAATTTAGACAATGATATAGATTTAATTCTTTTAGATGTAAACATGCCTGTTCTAGACGGTATAAACACCATGAAATGGATAAAAGAAAACCGTCCAGATTTAAAAGTAATTGCACTTTCTGTTAATGACGATGAAGAAATTATCATTAAAATGATTACCAATGGCGCAAAAGGTTATTTATTAAAAGATACTTCTCCCGAAGTTTTCCGTGAAGCAATTGAGTGTGTCATCGAAAAAGGTTTTTACTTTACCGAATTAGTTTCAGGCATGCTGATCAATAAAGTTAACAGCGACAATAAAAAAATCAGTCTTAAGGAAAAAGAAATTGTTTTCATTAAACATGCCTGCACCGAAATGACATATAAAGAAATTGCTTCGGAAATGTGTTTAAGTCCAAAAACGATTGATGGTTACCGAGAATCGTTATTTGATAAACTTGAAATCAAAACTCGAATCGGCTTGGTTTTATATGCCATTAAACATAAAATAGTTTTTGTTTAATACGTTAAAGCCGCAAAAACTGGAAAATCTTTAATTTTTTCTCTTCCGTTTAAAAAAGTCAGTTCCATTAAAAAGTTGCATTGTATGATTTCGCCGCCGAGTTTCTGCACAAGATCGCATACTGCTTTTGCAGTACCGCCTGTTGCCAGAACATCGTCGTGAATCAAAACGCGGTCGCCTTTTTGAATAGCATCGGTATGCATTTCAAGACTATCGGTTCCATATTCCAATTCATAAGAAGCCGAAATAGTTTTGAATGGAAGTTTTTTAGGTTTTCGAACAGGAATAAACCCAGCATTGAGTTTCTGTGCCAGTAACATCCCGAAGAAAAAACCACGGCTTTCTGCTCCTACCACTTTGTCGATTTTTTGTCCTTCTAAAGAATCGACCAAAATTTTAAGACAATTTGTTCGTGCTTCAGGGTTAATCAGCAAAGGTGTAATATCTTTAAATAAAATTCCTTCTTTTGGAAATCCTTGAATATCACGTATATACTTTTCAATGTTCATTTTTTTTTATTTTTCTGTAAAATTTCGCTTGTTTATCTAGTATTTATGTCTATCTTTGCACCCGCAAACAGCAATTATCAAAGCTACTAAAAAATAGTGAGATAACAAATACGGCCTCGTGGCGCAACTGAATAGCGCATCTGATTACGGCTCAGAAGGTTACAGGTTTGAATCCTGTCGAGGTCACTTAAGGAGACAACTAGACAATAGTTGTCTCTTTTTTTATGCCCTAATATGTAGATTTTTAAACTACTTTGCATTTAGGAATGCAAAATAATCTCTAATACTCATTTCGGATAGTTGCATACACGCCATATGACTCATTAGTTACCTTATAAAAAGGCATAAGCGCATATTCTTTCCTATTATTTTTTAAGATGAATGACATAGAATTCTCTTGTTTAGAGATGTTTTTCAAAATATCTCACTCATTTCCTTTTAATATTGTTTCTTCATTTACTTGAAATGCTAATAAAACCGGTCCATAAAACAATGCAACTACATTCGGATTATCGGGCATTTTTTTTAAATTAAAATGATAATTAAAACGTATTTCTATGTTATCGCCATTTTTCCACTTTCTATCAATAATATAATAAGACATCGGAATTACACTAGCTGTAATGGGCTTTCCGTTTACCAAAATTTGTGTTTGTTCGTCAGCCCAGGATGGCATAAATAATTTCAATGCAAATGGGGTCGTTTTATTAGCCGTTATGTTAAATTTTACAACAGGATTATCTGGAAAATTGGACGATTGTGATAAAGTAATTCCTTTAGATTTCCATTTGACGGTCGAAGGAATATAAAGATTGACCCAAAGGTTATTTTTGTTATGGAAATAAATAGCCTCATTTAAGTTTGTAAAAGCTTCAATAGTTGTTCCGTTGCAGCAAAAAAACTCATTAGGGCTGGCAAAACTCTTCTTATTAGGAGAACCCAGCGGTAAAGAATAAACATTACATCCCGTTTCGGGATTTTGTAGCGCAAAAACAGAATTATATAGCGTATTCATGTACACATCTGCATACTCGGGTTGGGCAGTCCAGCGAAATAAAGCATTTGTGATTTTTTGAGTATTATGTGAAACGCATGATTCAGATGTTTTATCAGTAAGAGTAGTACTTAAACAATCAGGTTTTCCCCAATGTTCAGATGTCTGGGCAGTTGGAGTTGTAGCAATAGGTCTGGGACCGCTGCTAGAGCCATTCACATAAGAATGATGATGTTCCAGCATATCCCAAAAATGGGAAACAACATCGCGATAATACCTGTCCCCTGTATTTTCATACCTTTTGGCAAATCCGATTATCAAAGGCAAATGAGTATTAGAATGCAAACCCGATAGAATATCTGTCCCTTCATACAATGGCTGGCTGAACCATTTGCGGTCGAAGAGACAAGCCAGTTTGTAATGGGTGGAGTCTTTGGAAATTTCAAATAAATTCTGCAATACATCATTCATCCCACCTGCCTCATTTGCCGGATTTGCCTGAGGAGTGTATAGCATTTTTTCAATAGTTTCAGGCGAAAGTTTATCCATCCTCTCTTTTACATAAGCGGCCATATTAACAGCTATTTCATAGGCCTTTTTATTTCCTGTATGCTGATAAACATCAAGCATTCCCTGCATTATTTTATGATAAGTATAGTATGGTGCCCAAACTCCGCTAAATTGTGTTTCCAATTGCGTGAAATCTTTTTCGGGGAATGCGCTCAGATAGCTGCCGCCAAGTTTTTGCTGACACTCTTCAAGCGCATCAACCATATATTCCACACGTTTTTGAAGCAGAGTATCACCTGTCTTTTCAATCAAAATAGCGCAAGCCGACAGATAATGGCCTACAAAATGTCCGCGTAATCCCACAGTAGGCGACTCCCAGCCTTCAAGTGGTTTTGCTTTCGATTCAATTCCGGCATTTATTCTAAAATTGTGCAGCAACCTATCGGCATCGAACTGATAAATATACTTTGCATTAACGGTCTCTCGCTGTTTTATCCAGGATTCAGACATAACAACATCCCTATTCAAAAATGGAATGGGTTGTTGGGGCTTATCAAGAAATGCTTGTCCAAAAACGGTCTGACAAACAAGTAAAAATAAGCTAATATATTTTATTTCATATTTCATATTAAATTTGAATATTAGAAATCAAAATATTGGGCCTGTCAATATAAAATTTACAGTTCTTAAATTGTTTTCAAATGTTGGTAAAAACTCATTTAACATCGTCTTATTTTTAATCTATAGGATGATATTTAAAATTCTTAAACGTTACCTTACCTTCTCCCATAGCCGTAAGGCCAATTCTTAAACTTAAAAATCCGCTCAGCACATTATGATGCATACCGGAAACTTCCAGTGAGTTCTCAATTTTATTCCATTTATCACCATCTGTGCTGTAATACATATCTACAGTATTGTTCACGTTTTTAAGCCTAAGAAATACATGTTTTTCGATAACATTTTTCTCTGTTTCAAATTGCCATCCATGTAAATTCGCCAGTATGTTCCCGTTATTGGCAAGAATGCCGGAAAAAGCGCCGCTGTTGTAAAAAAGGACTAATCCTCCAGTTGCTTTTCCTTCTATTAATAACTCCACTTCGGCGTTATAGGAGTGGTCCAGCGGAATGCATAGCAATGGGGAAGAGCTGCCCACATAATCCCCTTTTCCATTAATGGAAAGACTATTATTACCTAATTCAAATCTATTGCTGTCTGCTCCTCCAAAGAATTCCCATTGCGGTTTTAAACTTTTTCCTTCAAAACTATCGTTTAGCGTAAAGCTGCTTTTAGATGCTGGTAAGTTTGGTTTTTTGATGGGTTCGTCTTCCGTTATTCCGTCTGGTATTTTGTACCAGCCATCTTTTGTCCATTCCACAGGCAAAAGCAGGGTCTGGCGGCCTTTATTGTAAAAATCCTTTTCATAAGCATGGAATATCATCCACCAGTTTCCTTTACTATCCTCGAATAAAGTGCCATGACCTTTCGATTTCCATCTTTCAGATTCTTTAGTGGTTCTGATAATCGGGTTATAAGGAGAATTTTCCCATGGCCCGAAAAGCGATTTTGAACGTGCGGAAATTACCATATGACCTGTTGCCGGACCTCCCGTTCCGCCTTCAGCAACGGTAAGATAGTAGTAATCTCCCCTCTTTACCAATTTTGGCCCTTCCATACAAAAACACTCGATCGACCATTGGCGAGGTATTTTCCAACCATCGTAGGTATGCTTGGACTCACCTCTGACAGAAAGTCCATCATCTGCTAAAGGAATAAAACTCCCACTGCTAAAAAACAAATACCTTTTCCCGTTTTCGTCTGTAATGTGCCCGGGATCAATGCCACCAGTTTTTAGGTCGATTGGTTCGCTCCATTTACCGTTAATAGAATCTGCGGAGACCACATAATTGGTACCATTTGCCGGAAAATAGATATAAAATT
This is a stretch of genomic DNA from Flavobacterium endoglycinae. It encodes these proteins:
- the pheT gene encoding phenylalanine--tRNA ligase subunit beta: MKISYNWLKQFIKTDWTSEQTSELLTDLGLEVEVVEKYQSIKGGLEGVVVGHVLTCEKHPDADRLKVTTVNIGLEAPVQIVCGAANVAAGQKVPVATIGTILYDKEGAEFTIKKGKIRGQESHGMICAEDELGLGTGHDGIMVLDENLVPGTPAAEVFKIANDEVFEIGLTPNRADAMSHFGTARDLRAGMLQRGVNVELITPSVSNFRVDMRTLKIDVNVEEPTLAPRYCGVTISGITVQESPAWLQDRLKAIGLTPKNNIVDVTNYVLHELGQPLHAFDAAKITGKIIVKTLPAGTKFVTLDDVERTLHAEDLMICDEKGPLCIAGVFGGKKSGVSDGTTSIFLESAYFDAVSVRKTAKRHQLNTDASFRFERGIDPTITEYALKRAALLIQEVAGGKVTSDVVEVYPKKVEDFSVLLNFSHVSKIIGQEIPKDTIKKILVSLDIKVNSVSDTGLGLTIPAYRVDVQREIDVIEEILRVYGYNNIEFSKKFNATVANSPRTEDYKVQNVIASQLNSQGFHEMMANSLTTAAYAKLSSVLKEEHNVTMLNPLSNDLATMRQSLLFSALEAISYNVNRKNSDLKLFEFGKSYHKYLNGYEEHKHLTLSISGNRNKESWTTPQKGTDFFLLKGYVRAVLNRLGIEKVSNAPVQSDVFSEGTSICYNNDTLVEMGVVKKSILKHFGIKQDVYYADFNWDLVLKIITGKIKYTEIPKYPEVRRDLALLIDKNTTYESIYNLAKQSEKTLLKDVNLFDVYEGNKLPEGKKSYALSFTIQDNTKTLTDAQIDKIMSKLQQTFETELGASLR
- a CDS encoding N-acetylmuramidase domain-containing protein; translated protein: MKTIQSGAKSSEVYYLNELLANLGYSVVVSNNFGSATDSAVRDFQLTNNLVVDGIMGLKTWSAILQKTQGLFTSNSKLLSEQNLIDFSDHYSLELAAVKAVNEVESNGKGFLVDGRPKILFEGHIFWRELEKRNINPAAYVNASTENILFENYTRKYYVGGAEEYNRLEKASNLGGKDFEDAANCSASWGLFQVMGFNAVPIGYSSIDEFVDKMYENEGEHLKAFGLFLEENNLIETLRSKNWAGFALRYNGSAYKTNKYDEKLLKAYQKYSR
- a CDS encoding sensor histidine kinase; amino-acid sequence: MVEKMEAEMYFQSELVKTRIEIKDQTLSEISKELHDNIGQIISVAIMQLNIGISNKGIQVSELKDLKSVLAKSLDELRILSRIINKDNLLQHNFAEAIQLDLERVKKLKKIKYNFNLIGEIPEINEEHDLIIYRIFQEALHNSLKHSHSDLFDVHLETTPNVFRLKLKDFGIGYNLEDSNAGLGLTNMKLRAKLIGAKLAIASDQSGTIVTLEYPLTQCDEN
- a CDS encoding response regulator transcription factor gives rise to the protein MKTNPKSKIIIVDDHLLFSQSLELLIKSFGDYDVINRFENGKVFISYLQENLDNDIDLILLDVNMPVLDGINTMKWIKENRPDLKVIALSVNDDEEIIIKMITNGAKGYLLKDTSPEVFREAIECVIEKGFYFTELVSGMLINKVNSDNKKISLKEKEIVFIKHACTEMTYKEIASEMCLSPKTIDGYRESLFDKLEIKTRIGLVLYAIKHKIVFV
- a CDS encoding adenine phosphoribosyltransferase, with amino-acid sequence MNIEKYIRDIQGFPKEGILFKDITPLLINPEARTNCLKILVDSLEGQKIDKVVGAESRGFFFGMLLAQKLNAGFIPVRKPKKLPFKTISASYELEYGTDSLEMHTDAIQKGDRVLIHDDVLATGGTAKAVCDLVQKLGGEIIQCNFLMELTFLNGREKIKDFPVFAALTY